Genomic segment of Salvia hispanica cultivar TCC Black 2014 chromosome 2, UniMelb_Shisp_WGS_1.0, whole genome shotgun sequence:
ATCCAcgatataaatatgtaaacatATCAGAAATGGaggagtagtaatatttttgccTAGTTTTGAAACGCGGGAGACAACGTTTAAATCATCTAAATTAGTTGGGTTTGCTGTATAATCATAGAACGAGTTCTTAGATTAAAAAGACTGTAATTCCAAAAATACCCCCACGAGCACCCCACATCATCAagtagataaaattaaaactatttctttcacttaatttcaattttctctctcatcaaatccattctttttcttcttttccacTGATGGAGAACCAGAGCCAGAACTCCGGGCGGCGCCTCCGCGAGCAATCAGCCTCGCCGTCCTCGCGACGTAGCCTGAAGAGGAAGCTCGAAGAGGAGTACGGTGAAGATCGTGTAAGTGTCGGCGGTGAAGATCGTGCAAGTGTCGGTGGCGAATCGCCCGCAGCTTCGCAACAAGATCTCATCCGAGATATAAAAGCGCAAGTTGAGATCCTTGATGCTGTTTTCTCAGCCGCCGAGGAGGATCGCGCGTCTGCCAAACACGCCATCCATGTCCTGTCGGAGCTCGCGAAGAACGGTactggaaatgaaaaaaacaattagTAAAAGCTTGCTTATCTTTCTTATTCTAATTTGTATAATTAGCTTTTTTGTGCGATATGGTGTTTTAATTGAGTGTGCATGTGCTGGATTTTGAGCTTAGGGCTTAGATCTGTGGTGAAATGATCCGTGTGGTGGTTGTAGGTGATAGAGATGAGTGgagattatatttatgttccGTTTATTGAGATAATCATTCGACGAAGTTTGCTTGGGCGCGTCTCAGTTTTGTCCTTTTGCATTTCTAGGGTGCCTGTGCtggattttgagtttaatTCTATGATCCGTGATGTAATTATGTGTGCTTGGTTGCAGAGGATATGGTGAATTTGATAGTTGACTGTGCGGCGGTTCCTGTATTGGTAAAGCATCTTCAGGCTCCGCCTCCTCTGGGGAGGGACGGGGAAGGTGGTTTGAGCTCATATGAGCATGAAGTGGAGAAAGGAAGTGCGTTCACTCTGGGACTCCTAGCCATTAAAGTAAACTCCAGCACTGCATAGCTCTGAGTCTATATGTTTTGTTTGGTTATTTTCCTCTCTGAATCAAGCAACTTTAATTGCTGTCTAAGTTGTCGTTTGCCAATTGCTTATGAATTTAGTCTTGATATAAAGACATTTGGCTGAAATTGGGACATTCCTTATTAGGTAATATGCCAAAGATATTGATTACTTTGATTCAATGAGTTTGATGATTTCACTTTTCTGTATTAAGtgaattagtttaatttcttttatggcaaaatatCCTGTCCTTATTTCTGCATTTAAAAGGATAGTAGCTCCCCAACAAATGACAAATGATCATGGTGCTAACCTGATAGGTGCCTGCAAGTGAATGATCCATAGAGGAATGCTCGACTGTTTAAGGAATGAACTGGCCTTTTGCTATTTCAgcttttttctgtttttggcTTATTTTCTGAAGTGATGCGCACGATCATGACAAATCATTGTTAGCTTGTTAACTATTGAATTTGGTGATGTTAGCGCCATGCTTCTGATATCTGCAACACGCTATACGTTCATTTGCATAGAAGTAGGTTTGTGTATAACTTTCAGAAAACAGTAGTATAAAAAAGTGTATGGAATAAATATTGGAAATTTATTACTTAAGCAAATAAGTGTTGTAAACTTTCATTTCATTGAGAAGACAGCTTATTGATAAGAGTAGACAGTGAGTATAGAAATGGTTATGGAATGGCTTGGGAAACTAATGTTGGGATTTTAACAGAAGGTTTGTTCTCCTGATATGGGAAAGTTTTTCGTAATTGTGTTTCATGGAAGGATGACAGAATCAGAAAGATCTCGTGgcatttatttatcattagATGAATCCAATCTTCATGACATATACTAacttatactaataatttgtcaATCTATCCCTTCTGTTTGACAGCCAGAGCATCAGCAACTAATTGTTGATGCGGGGGCCCTACCCCATCTCGTGGATCTCTTGAAGAGGCATAATGATAGTCCGAACTCTCGGGTGGTAAGTGGTGTCATCAGGAGAGCGGCTGATGCAATTACTAACCTTGCTCACGAGAATAGCAGCATTAAAATACGCGTTAGGTTGGTACTCTTGTGGGCTTTGTGgtggagtataaaaatttCTGTCTTCTAAAATCTGAAATCATGATTTCAGGATTGAAGGTGGTATCCCTCCTCTTGTTGAAATGCTTGAGTTTTCTGACTCGAAGGTGCAGAGAGCAGCCGCAGGAGCTCTTCGTACTCTTGCCTTTAAGAATGACGAGAACAAGAATCAGGTATttgtcttcttctttctttccctCTCTCAATTCATGCGCTATGAAGTCTTTACTAGTTGTTTGCTAATTTTAGATTGTGGAATGCAATGCTCTACCTACACTTATTCTAATGTTGCGGTCCGAGGACACTGCTATACATTATGAAGCGGTTCGCTCCTATCTTATGTTTCAGTTATATGgttatatttaaaagtaagTATCATGTGTACTCATGCTTATAGTCACTGCAAATTGTCAGGTTGGTGTTATTGGTAATCTGGTCCACTCGTCACCAAATATTAAGAAGGAAGTTCTTGTTGCTGGAGCTTTGCAGCCTGTTATCGGTTTACTTCGGTATGACCAAATGAATTTTAGAAATGCTGTTATCAACTCAATACTTATTTGCAGAAGCCTTTTTGTCTTCTCGTAACTTTATTTGTTAACTTTACTATGAGAATCAAAAAGCTACATAACATCAGGTATTTTCTaagtggaaaaataaatcatgagTGGAAATTGCATCATCATGTTTAGATGTGCTCATAGATGTTCATCCCTGACAAACACTCTCATTATGCCCCCCTCCTTTGTGAAGGGAATACTAGACATTTACCAAATTGAGTGTCGTTTCTGCTTcggtttttctttcttcagaaacattttcccatttgagttcaattttttaaaaaaagagattttttttttttggggggggggggggttagatataactaaaatatcaaGTGTTCTTTTTTGGTTGGTAGTTGGTATTTGACTTGTTATAGCTCTTCCTTGTGTGAATTTATTAGTTAGCTAAACAGATTTGAGCCCTGGATGGATTTATAAGATGCTATTGGGTTATAAGAGGTATTTAGACCAGGTAAATACACTAAAGGAATGTAATGGCTATTGAATATGGTTCTCATATAAGAACTTAGCCACTTTGTGGAATACACTGTTCCAAAATTGATTGTTGCATACTTGCATTACCgctttgtgttttttttttttattattaatttattattgtcattgttatttttattgttgtttttgttgGTGTTGTTGTTGCTATTATTATGAGGGacgaaatataatttttacataGATGTGGTGTAATCAATCAATTTGGCTGATTCCTTTGGCTAAACATGCTGGAGTAACTCTgcctatttcttttttgaaatcCGGTTTTTGTTAGATGTCTGTGCTCCTACTATATTCTGCATGGTTTATGCTAATTATTTTGTCCAGTTCTGATCTAGTATATATGTACAAGGTCTccataaagtagaaaatggatttaattttttgaacttTTGATTTGGTTGACATCCATGAATAACAGCTCCTGCTGTTCAGAGAGTCAAAGAGAAGCTGCTCTCCTTCTTGGGCAATTTGCTGCAACAGATTCAGACTGTAAGGTTGACAGATAACTTATCTTTCCGTTTCACCTGtaactttatttatgaaatttcacaaaaaatctTTCTCTATAGTATAGTCCCTAATTTATGTATTGCTAAAAAAATCCGGTGTGATACCTCTGCAGGTCCACATTGTTCAAAGAGGTGCTGTTCCTCCACTTATAGAGATGCTCCAGTCACCAGATGCTCAATTGAGGGAAATGTCAGCATTTGCCCTAGGGAGGTTAGCTCAGGTAACGTTTTTCTTACACCACCAACACTAGCCTAAAGAcaatctttatatatataggggggttgtgatcaaataataattaatttccaGTACAGAACgcataactttcaattttgtatttaaaattatcaacacaaagacataactTTATAAACATAACATGTAAATttgaatatcaacacaatgtagATGATAAAGTtatgattttgtgttgataatttcaATATACGGACTTGAAATAGTTATGCATTCTGTATTGgaattagttataattataatgcaaccctatatatgtgtatgtgtgtgtgtgtgtagggAGGGGTTGTTCTGCAAAGCACTCTTAGGCTATAAACTAGGACCCATTTTCAACCCTTAGACCATGAAGATCTATGGTGGATTCATCTCCTTGTTGAATTACTTCATGATCCTAGGttcaaatatcaaagttaacaaagttttttatgtttgaattcataaaattttccaGTGATTTCATACATGCTCAATTCATGGCTCGTAGTTATCTTTTAAaagtagtttttattttagccgccctatgtatatatgtatgtatgtatgtgtgtgtgtgtgtggtgcAATGTAAATTATTTGTGTCTTTGGTGCTTAACATTAATTGTTCCTCTTGCAGGATCCTCATAATCAAGCTGGTATTGCCCACAGCGGTGGAATAATGCCGTTACTGAAGCTTCTTGAATCAAAAAATGGATCTTTGCAGCATAATGCTGCATTTGCTCTTTATGGGCTTGCAGATAATGAGGTATAGCAAAATCACTGAGTTATCTAGTGGTTGTGCTCGTAAAGCTTTGGCCTTTTTTATAAGTTCATTCTTATTTGGTAACATAATCACATTGTTTCTTACTCTTATGTTTGGCATTCTTGTTGTTGTAGGATAATGTTGCAGATCTTATTAGGGTGGGGGGTGTTCAGAAACTTCAAGATGGTGAATTTATTGTCCAAGTACAATCCTATGCCTGACTGAAATTTCTGTTATGGAATATTTGTAATTGGGTTGGACAAATGTTACTTTTTTTCAATCAGAGATATATGTCCGGTTTGTTAATTCTGCAGCCTACTAGAGATTGTGTAGCCAAGACACTAAAAAGACTTGAAGAGAAGATTCATGGGCGGGTAAGCTACTTTTAGTTGTTTGTAGGATGTGAGAAAACTGATTCCTCTAATGCTTCACTCAAAAGACTAGATTTCATCAGCATTGAGTTTAAAGAAGCAGATGATGGTAGTATGCAGAATATTTAAGCATGACACTCAAAAGACTAGATTTCATCAGCATTGAGTTTGAAGAAGCAGATGATGGTAGTATGCAGAATATTTAAGCatgaataatttgaaaatgtttATGTGCTTTAGGTAGAATGACACACTGCACACTTTTAGTTCTTGATGTGGCCTGCTCTAGGTGCCATTTTAATATGGATATGCAACTTGGttaatagttttttttgtaCAGGTATTAAGTCATTTAACATACTTGATGCGTGCGGGAGAAAGAAATGTTCAGAGACGCGTGGCTTTGGCTCTTGCTCATCTTTGTTCTTCAGATGACCAAAGAACCATTTTCATTGATAACAATGGTACCTGATTTTCGAAACTACTTTATAAAGTTAGTTTAACATCTACCTAAATCAAGATTTTCTGCAGCGACATGGCAGATAATCTTGACGACAGCTTTCACTTTCCTGCCTCACTCTTGTGTATTTGTAGGACTTGCTTTGCTTTTGGAACTTCTGGAATCAACTAACTCAAAGCATCAAAGAGATAGTTCTATGGCATTATGCAGGTTGGCTAATAAAGCAAACTCACTTTCTCCAGTCGATGCTGCTCCTCCTTCCCCAATACCTCAGGTGACTGTTATTTGTGTTATTGCTGTTGTATCAGTCAATCAACTGATAAATTGTCATCAAACAATTATTTTGAACTAAACAAGAAAAGGCGTTTATAAGGATTCAGTTTTGGCTTCTGGGGGTTCGAAAGTGTGGGTATTTTCTGTGTAATCATTTGGCCACAGAGTAGGAAATTAAGTGGAAAAACAGAATTCAATTACTTTTCTTTTGAAGTCACAGATGCACTGAATGTGTGAGTAGTATTGTTTGCGCGTACTAAATATGGAATATTACTGCAGGTATATCTGGGTGAACAGTATGTAAATAATCCCACACTATCTGATGTAACATTTCTGGTTGAAGGTAGTGATTTTTGTCAGATCTtgaaatttccataaatatgTATCGCTGCTAATATTCTCCTTTCCATTTTGGATTACCAGGAAGACGGTTCTATGCACACAGAATTTGTTTGCTTGCTTCTTCCGATGCATTTCGAGCTATGTTTGATGGTGGCTATCGGGTGAGCATGCTATTTGATTCctgttactatttttttctgtgTGCTTGGTTGCTCCCCTTTATGGCCTCACTCTCCATGATGGAAGAAGAGACTTTTGTGCTGGACACTACGTTTAAGGTCTTTCATAACTGCTATTTCGCCCTGCTTAGTAGTGCACATATCTTATTGTAGAGGAGTATGATTCCCTTTTGTGATAGCTGTTATACGATTGTACTAGTAAATTGAGCTGTTTACAGCCACTGTTTAGTGTTTATTGTTTACCCATCAATTAGGAAACCTCACTGAAATTAGAATCTCCACTTCCATTAGATCTCCACCTATTGAACTTCATTTATGTGTCTATCTCTTTCATCTCTGTTTGCCCATAGCCCTTAAGCATCTATTTGAAACAAACTTCAAATGCAAAGCTGTGCTCAGGCCTCGGTGTAAATATTATGGACATGTGAGACTGAATAGCAGGTAAGTCCTTGTCCAGTTGGTTTGTTAATACTCTAAAAACTTGACATAATGTTGCAGGAGAGGGATGCCAAAGACATAGAGATCCCAAATATCAGATGGGATGTCTTTGAGTTGATGATGAGGTAAATACTTTGGGTTGTACCCTGACAAAGTCCGGTCATTGTAAGTTATGAATCAATTATATCATTCTATAGATAGATCCTGAAACTGGTCTGTTATTGGATTTAGATACATATACACGGGCTCTGTAGACGTCAACTTAGAAATAGCACAGGAACTTCTACGGGCGGCTGATCAGTATTTATTGGAGGGTCTAAAGCGTCTGTGCGAATATGCCATTGCACAGGTAAGTTCGCATGAGAAATTTACTGATTTTAAATGGATTTTCTTCAGTTTGTGATGATATCTCATTTGCctccctctctttctctctctaggaCATTTCAGTTGAAAATGTATCCCTCATGTTTGAGTTGTCAGACGCATTCAACGCCTTATCTTTAAGACATGCTTGCATTCTATACATTCTGGATAACTACGACAAATTGTCTGTGATGCCCTGGTATGTTTGGCCTTCAACCTCTGGTTCATTGGTTACTATTTTCTCTGTGCTTTACCTTATCTGTGAATGAACGAACGCAGGTACTCCCAGCTGATCCCTCGCATTCTGCCAGAGACGAGAAGTTACTTTGTGAGAGTGATGACCAGACCTAACCATGCTGAATTAAGACGATGAGTTTTGTGGTAGCAATTTTTGAGACTGATCATTGACCCATTAACGACGGTGAGAATGAATGTACagaaaaaatttgattaattactCATTTGAGTAGTTGTGGAGTCTCCATTTGTTGTCTTGGTGTGAAAGCACCGTTAATGGAAACGCCATATAATTATGGTTTATTTTGTGTTCAACTTCTTCTGGAACTTGAATCTCGCACAATTTTCTTGTAGTACTTTGTGGtgcttcaaaaaaaaaattcaaaaatgaagaGGAATTAACGAGGACAACCTGTAGAGATAGGTGAGCATAAAGTATTTCGTAATATGGTGTGCACACATAATGGAATGCAGTTACAGAGGTAGTCTTTATTCCCAAACAAAAACATGGCAAATGGGTAGggtaaaaatggaaagaaggAAACTAGTCGTGTTCGTATACTCTCTGAGGCGTGGACCTGGCAGTGGCTTTAACGAGCTCATAGTACATCGGAATCTGCCAGAAGGCGTAGAGTGCCACCGGAAAAAGCGTTGCAGCATAGAGCGAGAAGGCCGTGTATTTGAAGGTGTCCTTTATCACGAAAAAATGTGCTGCGCAGAACGATACCAGCACTGCCGCTATTGATACTAGCAGCGACGTCAACTCTACCAGCAGCTTTGCCGGCAGATTCGTCCCATAATCTTTCTCTCGATGCCTGCCAAGAAAAAAActgaataaaaatatgaaaaagaaataataagtAGGACAATTTGTATACCTTGAGGTGAAGAAAGCCATGAACATGACAACCGAGGCTATGGAGAAGCAGAGCGCAACCAGTGAAGCAATGGCGAAAACATTGAATGCGGGCTGTTTCTTAAGCACGGGTGTGCCATTGGACTCGATGCCTCCGGGCACAGTGCTGGAGGCAGTGAAGGCCACAGTGGCGATGAGCACAGCCACGACGGAGCACGACTCAGACGTCTTGTACAGCCACTCGCTAGCTTCCTTGGCCAGCTCTTTGTGGTTTTCGGTGAACATTTCCCAGGGTGTTTCCCCCTCTTGGTTGCATGGCACAAAGAATTTCGCAGGCATTGATTTCTCCACAAACTGCAACAgattattcaatttcatataatttcacaTTATATTACTGGCTAAGTTCATTTGCAAGATGGGCTTAATTACCTCATACCACTTGACCTCCCACTGCATCTGCAAGGCGGGGCCCGGGATGAGCCAGTTCCTCCGGTTAGCGAGCATGGCGGCGAGATGCAGGGCGCTATTACCGTCGTTGTCCGTCTTGTAGAAAATGGTTTGAgttagtattttttgtttgagtaAGAAGTTGTAGATATGTGGTTGCCTAGATTCCACAGCCAGCAAAACTATGTTCTTCCCATCAACGTTCTCGTTGTGAACGGCCAAAGGGTATTTCCCAAGTATGTATTTCACCATTTCTATTATCCCATGCTTCGTTGCAAAGAGCAGAGGGGTTTCCTTTTTAGGGTTTTGCTTCAATGTCTTATTTCCTTTCTTATCCTCATTGTCTCGAATAGTTATTCCGAAATTTCCATTTGTTTTTTCCACCATTATTGTCACTTCTTGCTGCGATGCAGCTGAAAATGACATCTCCTCTCTTCCGTTTCTTTTCTTGTCATCTCCATCTGCGTACGATATTATGTATAGCTAATAAGTAGTTACGGCCGgatacataaaaaatgataaaactgttAAATAAATCACGAAAGATGGTCAAATCCTAGTCATCCTTCCCTTTTCTGAGGAATTGCATGCTGATTTGTCAACCACTTTAAAACACTCAGAAGAGATTGGGCAAACCGACATtagctaattaaatttaaaacgtCGTTTTGTCAATGTGTTTTAAACCGATTGCCACATCAACGTGTAATTCACCGCTAGAGGGAAGGATGAGATAATTGATCAGATCTCAAACTtcgtgatttatttttcagacTTTGAAAAGTGTGGGGCAGATTAGAATTCGACCATCTTTCgtgatttatttgataatttgtccattgaaaaaatagagacaGACACCAAAAGTGTGGAGAGATCCCACGTATAGGAAAATTACTAGTACAAGATTCCTACTTAATGAGAGTTAGATCGATGAATATGGTTAATTTACCTTTTTGGACAATGTTGGACTTTTGATGCTCAAGATCTTGCAATTTGACTTCACTAATATCaaacactccaccatctccatctctcttGATCGATGGAGGAGGCGATCTCACTTCTATTTCGAAATCGTAAGAAGACATTCTGTTAACCAATTCTTTCATGATCTGGACCGTCCATTTATGCTGTCTCTTTTCCTCTATAACCATTCGTATTTGGTTGTTCATCCCTAACCATCAATACAacattaaatgaaaatacGAGGCGATATTAATGTTTAATGCTTTCTTTGGCTATTTTATGGGTTGATTTGGATTAAAATGGGGGTTACCTAAGGTTAAGCATGTTacaaatttgtgaaatataagTGATAGACATTCGCCAATGGGTGCGCAGAAGGAGACGTAGTCGGAGTCCAAGCCTGGATACATAGTAGTATGAccattaattttcaaatgaatGGATATTCTCCCAGTGaagaatgaaattaataaaaacttaattaattgaagtaGTTCACCTCCTTTACTATCAAATTCCAGGGGTGGTCGTTGGCGATCATTGTTTGGATTCTCTGTATCCTTTTCTTGGCTCGAATCtgtaaaagaaatgaaaatactccatattggATTATCCATTCCTATAATTAACATGATATATCTAGCTGAAAAATGTGTTTAATACTTACAGAGCCATGAACGAATGTGGGCGCAAAAGGTCAGAGGTTGCTGTAGATCGTCTTCGTCCTTATGAAACTGAAGCTTTCTAATGTATAAACCTTTGAAATATAAGTAGATTTGGTTGTGTTGTGGTCAGATATgacaaatatatgaaaatagatTTTGATAGTTATGAAACTTACAGTGATAGACAATAGTTCGAAGAATTCCCATGCGGGTCCCACTTTTAAAGGCGGATGGCTTGGTAGCCAGAAGATGAAGCGGAGTGATTCCATTTGCATCGTTCCGGTTTAGCTTCGGATACATATGGATTATTTGAAATGCCAATTCTGCCATTCAcaaattattagtagtagtagtagcagTAGTACAAAGACTTATTTTGGTTTATGAAAAAGATGACCGGAATGCCCTCCGGAAATGGCGGAGTGGAGGATGGTCCTGCCGTCGTCCTTGCCGCAAAAGCCCAAGCCAAGGCCGTGCCGCCTCATGATTGTGTGCATGCAGAGGAAGGCGTGTTTGCGGCCGTGGGCGACGGCGAGGAAGATAGGCGTCTCGCCGTGTTTGTTGCGTTCACCGATGAGGTGGGGGCGCGCGCTGGCGATCCAGCGGCACACCCTGGCGTTGCCGAGGTAGGCGGCCACGTGGAGGGGCGTGTTACCGTGATCGTTGGCCATGCGGAGGGCGTCTTTGGTGGCGAACTCGAGGAGGCGTCTGACGGTGAGGGAGTGGTAGTCGGAGTCGGAGATGGCCATGTGGAGGACGGTGTCGCCGGAGCGGGTGATCTTGGCAGTGGGAGCTTGGTTGTTAAGTTTGTAGGTATGGAGCACCTGCCACCAGTCGCGTCTCATGGCATAGTGCAGCAGCTCCTTCTTCACCTTCTCCAACTCATCATCTTGTTGCCTGGAGTACTCCATTGCTGgcctcatctctctctctctctctcaatgcTTATTTGCTTATACTAATAGATAttgattgtttttaatttggtgGTGGCATGGAGATGGAGTCTCAGTTTATATACATGTGCTTTCTCAGTCTCCGAAATCAGAATATATGGTCTGGCCCATATGTATCATTTTACACCTATCTAATATTCTATcttgtactactattaatcACTCAAACACGCCATTCAGTAAAGTACTGATGTGTATGTTACATTATATAGCAGTCGCtgtataaatattctttttcacttgatttatagtataattatatttagtgTAACATGacattagtagtagtatatcttTTGTCGCGGCAACAAATAAAGATTCAAATGGAATTAGGAggcatataaattaaagaggaaaAGATCTATCAACAGAAGAACTTGAGTACGAGAAGTGCTCGGGAAGAATAGGCGGTCCAAGTGATGATGCGACTAAGACCAAAAGCCTTCTTCTGCTGGGTCAAAAGGTCGCATCTTCCATCCTAGACACGGGAATGGTGCCACAAATGCGACAATCCAATGACAACGGATTGTTCGAGTAGGACGCGGAGCATTGCCGATTTGTGGCCATGCTCGACCCCAAATTGGGACACTCGCTGTATTtctaatttcaattatgtgctatttagtttttattactatgtatatttaataaaatgttagtatttgccctttatttataaaataatttaattggaaGTTACgaataaataataagaaatGTGAAGTAGATGAATAGTATAGAACTAAAAACACTAATGCGTAATGATTGTAGACTTGCAACTTATGCTCAAATGTGGGAACTTGAATCACATTCTATACAAAGAAGCGTTTACTATTTGGTTTCAGTAGAAACACTTTCTCCctctcataaaatttgatatttttttggatgatgaatgcataattggtaaaataggaaaaaagtagcaataaaaaagtgattggaATATTAGAGAAGCATAGAGTCCTCATTACAAAGAAAAAATCTGCctacaacaaaaatgaaaagagtgcatatttatatgaaaCATATGAAATATACAAATCGATATGAGATAAACATTATTGTAGcgtatacaaaaaataaaaatgggcCTGCTCAATGGGCTAGCGACACTCCCCGTAGCACCACTCATTTGTATGTGTGCTCCGAGATAATGTGTGTCTTTGAACTTCCCGCTATTACTTTTTATAAGCTAgtagaattttgattttcctttttaatacTTCATCTGCCCCTTGTAGTTGAGTTGTGTTTCTTTTGGGCTATCTTActataattgagtcatttattttttagcaaaGAACAGTacactttttctctccatctctctactttattctatgttctggtttattttttctcttttattaatacaatttccttaaatctcgtatctaaaagaaatgtctctactACAGAGAAACGGTGAGAGTCTATTTTCCGTTCTGAAAGTtaataatatctatttttaaaaataaatactcatgTAAATATTCCCCATTTCTCATCACTCCATTCACACATCGTTACATCAAGATCATTTTCTAcctcaaattattaattattttttaaaactttgcCAAATTAGTGAATATAATCCCCGAAAACATGAATCACGCATAACGGATTAAATGGGTCAAATTaagtttaaaataaagttgataaTGAATACCACTTTAACTCTGTTTATGACCTTTATGCTTAAAAAGAGAGGGATAATACCATAAACAAACTAGAATTTGCTCTATTTTGTGTTCAATACTCAATAGGACTAAAGACCTCAATATTCTTGAATCTTTGTTGCCGTGAGACATTCGACGTatgagaaaaagagaaagtaatcaactttagtttggattc
This window contains:
- the LOC125204698 gene encoding ARM REPEAT PROTEIN INTERACTING WITH ABF2-like isoform X2, which translates into the protein MENQSQNSGRRLREQSASPSSRRSLKRKLEEEYGEDRVSVGGEDRASVGGESPAASQQDLIRDIKAQVEILDAVFSAAEEDRASAKHAIHVLSELAKNEDMVNLIVDCAAVPVLVKHLQAPPPLGRDGEGGLSSYEHEVEKGSAFTLGLLAIKPEHQQLIVDAGALPHLVDLLKRHNDSPNSRVVSGVIRRAADAITNLAHENSSIKIRVRIEGGIPPLVEMLEFSDSKVQRAAAGALRTLAFKNDENKNQIVECNALPTLILMLRSEDTAIHYEAVGVIGNLVHSSPNIKKEVLVAGALQPVIGLLRSCCSESQREAALLLGQFAATDSDCKVHIVQRGAVPPLIEMLQSPDAQLREMSAFALGRLAQDPHNQAGIAHSGGIMPLLKLLESKNGSLQHNAAFALYGLADNEDNVADLIRVGGVQKLQDGEFIVQPTRDCVAKTLKRLEEKIHGRVLSHLTYLMRAGERNVQRRVALALAHLCSSDDQRTIFIDNNGLALLLELLESTNSKHQRDSSMALCRLANKANSLSPVDAAPPSPIPQVYLGEQYVNNPTLSDVTFLVEGRRFYAHRICLLASSDAFRAMFDGGYRLCSGLGVNIMDMRGMPKT
- the LOC125204698 gene encoding ARM REPEAT PROTEIN INTERACTING WITH ABF2-like isoform X1: MENQSQNSGRRLREQSASPSSRRSLKRKLEEEYGEDRVSVGGEDRASVGGESPAASQQDLIRDIKAQVEILDAVFSAAEEDRASAKHAIHVLSELAKNEDMVNLIVDCAAVPVLVKHLQAPPPLGRDGEGGLSSYEHEVEKGSAFTLGLLAIKPEHQQLIVDAGALPHLVDLLKRHNDSPNSRVVSGVIRRAADAITNLAHENSSIKIRVRIEGGIPPLVEMLEFSDSKVQRAAAGALRTLAFKNDENKNQIVECNALPTLILMLRSEDTAIHYEAVGVIGNLVHSSPNIKKEVLVAGALQPVIGLLRSCCSESQREAALLLGQFAATDSDCKVHIVQRGAVPPLIEMLQSPDAQLREMSAFALGRLAQDPHNQAGIAHSGGIMPLLKLLESKNGSLQHNAAFALYGLADNEDNVADLIRVGGVQKLQDGEFIVQPTRDCVAKTLKRLEEKIHGRVLSHLTYLMRAGERNVQRRVALALAHLCSSDDQRTIFIDNNGLALLLELLESTNSKHQRDSSMALCRLANKANSLSPVDAAPPSPIPQVYLGEQYVNNPTLSDVTFLVEGRRFYAHRICLLASSDAFRAMFDGGYRERDAKDIEIPNIRWDVFELMMRYIYTGSVDVNLEIAQELLRAADQYLLEGLKRLCEYAIAQDISVENVSLMFELSDAFNALSLRHACILYILDNYDKLSVMPWYSQLIPRILPETRSYFVRVMTRPNHAELRR
- the LOC125204698 gene encoding ARM REPEAT PROTEIN INTERACTING WITH ABF2-like isoform X3; this encodes MENQSQNSGRRLREQSASPSSRRSLKRKLEEEYGEDRVSVGGEDRASVGGESPAASQQDLIRDIKAQVEILDAVFSAAEEDRASAKHAIHVLSELAKNEDMVNLIVDCAAVPVLVKHLQAPPPLGRDGEGGLSSYEHEVEKGSAFTLGLLAIKPEHQQLIVDAGALPHLVDLLKRHNDSPNSRVVSGVIRRAADAITNLAHENSSIKIRVRIEGGIPPLVEMLEFSDSKVQRAAAGALRTLAFKNDENKNQIVECNALPTLILMLRSEDTAIHYEAVGVIGNLVHSSPNIKKEVLVAGALQPVIGLLRSCCSESQREAALLLGQFAATDSDCKVHIVQRGAVPPLIEMLQSPDAQLREMSAFALGRLAQDPHNQAGIAHSGGIMPLLKLLESKNGSLQHNAAFALYGLADNEDNVADLIRVGGVQKLQDGEFIVQPTRDCVAKTLKRLEEKIHGRVLSHLTYLMRAGERNVQRRVALALAHLCSSDDQRTIFIDNNGLALLLELLESTNSKHQRDSSMALCRLANKANSLSPVDAAPPSPIPQVYLGEQYVNNPTLSDVTFLVEGRRFYAHRICLLASSDAFRAMFDGGYRASV